The sequence GCCGGCAGAAAAGGGGCACAGGATTACCTAATAGAGTTAAGATAACAGAAGGCTTTTCTATTCAGCTTTTTCGCTGGCTGGGGATGATATGAATTGTTGTTCCAAATCTGATCTAGTTGTCGGGGGTTGCTCTAAGGTAACCCCGCTGCTGCTGttcagatatatttatttaccccGCTCACCTACGCGAGTCACACCTCGAACGTTAAATAACTCTGAGTAAACAGTGAGGGAACAAGCTTTTCGTCGTCTATCGGCTGCTAGTTGAAGGTCAGCAACCAAAAAGGAAAGCTGATTCATTGCAGAGTGAAAATATTACTATGTATCCCGTGATTATCAATCATCACACTGACAAGGTGAGACGTCACATGAAGGAAACTTCTCATATTGATGTATTTCTTGACTTCACTTATTCTAAGACTCTGATCTCGGCCCTTTTTTTAGCAGAATTCTATACTATTGGAGAAGGTCAGATCTGGAGCTCAATGTCGGAGGAGCACTCTTAGAATTTGGGTGGCTTGGCGTTATTCGGGTCACATCGCACTCCTGTTCACTTGTACAATGTTGCTGTCGACGTAGGCGATTCTACTACTGACAACTTGTCATCTTGCCTTTAAATTCAAGTTTCCTAATTTTCCATGGGGGGAGTGTTGGTTTTAGTTGTCCTGTTGCCATCATCTGAGCACCTTGTGCAGCTTCACAGAAGTGGAGAGGTAGGTCTTGTCCACCTTAGGGGTCATCTCACCCACCGCGCACATTCATGCCCTGCTCATGCCTTCCTCCATGGCAACTGAGTTCAGGAATCAACTTGGTCGGGACCCTCTTGTGCGGACCCTTTCTGGCCATTAAGCACACCAGACAAATGCACATAGATGACACTATAGTTTGAGAATAACGACTGTCAGATAATTGCTGGCTCACATCGTCTCGCTATTACAGTACAGCGTCCGTTTGGGTATTGAGAGTCCGGTTTGGGTATTGAGAGTCCAGTTTGGGTATTGAGAGTCCGGTTTGGGTATTGAGAGTCCGGTTTGGGTATTGAGAGCCGCTCTTTGcgttttaagtttaaaaggaccGAAAGATACAttaagaaaaatacacattatccTCCTTAAGCCGCTCTGCTGTGGTTCACAAGAACAGAAGTTTCATATATCAATTCCCTGGGAGAGTGCCCCCTCCCCGTGTCAGCTCCTTTATTTCACGATTGTCCGGTGGCCGGTTTGTTTCTTTGCCTTTCGTTTGGCTTTTGCGCGTACAATCGCATTGGGCGTAGAGGGAACCCTGAGGACGCAGAGGTATTATGTGTCTGATGGGAATCCAACGAGAATGGACAAAGGAGATACAATGCCTTCTGTTTGTGTTATCTGTTTCTAAAAGTCGGAGAGGTTTATTAATTGCAGAACTGTTTACTTTGAGCTACCGGGCTTTGTGTGAAGGTCACCTGAGTCTGAGAACCAAAATGGGAAAGTTTACTCTGCGATGGCACCCTGCCACTCCATCAGAACACTGCCGCTTTTGTGTTGCTTTGGTACATTTTCAATCCTCTGTTGTCGACAATCCAACCATATAACGTACGTTTGTTTGTAGGTTGGGAGTCAGGTAACCGAGTTTCATAAAGTTAATGTCAGACGAGATCAGAACAGATATCCCTCCGAAAAGAAAGTAGAAGTCTCAGCTGAAATGGCAACCTTATATCCAGTGGTATATTCTAGGCTAGGCTGAGTAAGGCAAGGGCAGCAAGTCCAGGGACGGCAGCCCCTCTGACACATAATTGGGAGCCAATGGCCCTATTAGGCAACCAGGCTCCCTATATCGCCTCTGGTCCATGGGCCGGTTATAAGGGacatcactgatctccccaaccaggcTGCCTTGTTGGAACGGCCTTTATAAGTAACTTCAGCTCGGTGCCGAGCATCCTAAAAAATGGAGTGCcgagttatgatgtcatatgttgttACTTAGCATTTAGGACTACAGCTCAGAGAGGGTGGCTGTTGGAGCTGGGTTAGATGTCTATATCTTCAACTCACACTCAAAGAACAACAAGCACATTTTGAGGGTATCATGCACTTTATATCTTCTTGCTCCATGGAAGGGGCGCCCTTACGTTCACTCGACCTCATATAACTAGACACCATGCAGTTGTCCTTGAGAGAGAACCCACGTCACACTTCAATTTTCTGTAACTCAGCACGTACCGCAACGGTTTTTACCATAAACACGGAGACGATTGTTAAAACAAACACCAGTAAAAAGTAAACGTGGAGCTCCTATTGTTTGCTGCTACACGATACTATCTGTGCTGGAAGACGGCATGCATTCTGTAATAAAGGACGTTTTATGAGTATTGTGCGCGTTGTATACTTTGCAGGTCCATTAACAGGGAATAAAGGCCAAGCGGCATAACTGATCGGGACTTCTGCACGGCGGCAGATCATTATGGATGGAGCCTTGCACAAAAAAGAGGATTCTGACATCGCAAGCAGTCTAGAGgtagatgttttattttattttagggtGGGTGTCTAAAACCTCAGATCTATCATGCCAAGAAAAGGTTAACATCTCATATGTCCATAAACGTGCCCATTTCTAAAAATAGATTCATAAATTGGTGtgtttttgagaaaaaaacaagtagAATGAATTCCATATTTGTCCGTCACTTTCCCAAACACTATATTTTTCACGGTTTGTGTACTTTAAacttaaaagaaaaactttAATGCTCTTCTAATGCTCTTTAAAACAGACAGAtctgctattttattattttaaacatttttaattaagattATCAGTTCcaatggcaacaacctatcagtgcctgcttttgtgtcacatgatgaTTAAGTATTCCCTgtaaaaatgtctaattttacatgattaaataattatttctatttcAACATAACTAGATTCAATAgaatttctaatgctgcattttattataaaaatgtgttcaATTTAGTAGACAATAGGAGACACCCGATGCAGCGGTTGGGATGCCCCTAAAGTCTAAGGCTCTTGGGGTAGGATAATCCAGGCCAGTTTTTGGAATGGCTACTTTATTATGAATAGCTGGAAAGAGTAATTCCCATAACCCATGAGATTATGAAAGCTTCAGGGTGGCTACTTCTGTCCTAACACAATGAACCGTACGTCAGGGTGAGGATTTCTTCTGCCGGCTAACCGACGAGGAGAAGGAGTGCCTTCAATATCTCCTGGAGACCATTGACTCGCTAGATGCTGACGATgatcatgatgatgatgacgatgaaAACGCTAATACCGAACAAGGTAAAGATGTGGGGGGTAAGTAGTGTATATAATGCATGCAGCATTCTTCTTGTACAATTAAGATTATTGGGAGTGGGTTATGTGTGTTTTgtacctttaaatatatatgattggcAAACTGTTTTCCAAGTTCCATCATTTTGTCTTCACACCATGCCACCCTTCGACCCTCTCCTACAAACACAATACATTATAACTGTTATGTGACCATGTTTTCGGCTTGATCCAACACGTTCAGTTCCCATAACCCGGTTACTACGACAAATTCGGACAAATTATTATCTTTGTAGCCATTAGAaatcctttaaaaatataaataaataaataaatatttaaatatatctatatatatctatttatatatataaaggcgcATTTTAATACATGTAACTAGGGGTTTAAACCCAAATGCACCATTCCTTCGAGGTGTGATGGCACCACTTCATAGAATCACTGGCATGGAATCCGAATCTTTCTGTTAATACAGAATTTTGCTAACTGGAGGCAAAGTTCTTAATGCCCGGAAGTCCTGTAGAAAGTTGAGAAATGGCGAGCCTGCTGGCTTTCCCCATTAGCAGAAAGATTCCTCGTCCTCTCGATGACGTCCCCTCCCGTGCATTCGCTCGCTGACCTTACAAAGCTCTTTGTTTGAAGACTTGAAGCCAAAAGCCTCTGTAACCGATCCCTTAGGGGGATTTTTCGTAAAGGAAGCAGAACTGAAAGATAAAATATgcttgtgtgtatatttttcttttcgcTGGAGCGTCGCAAAAGGTTTCAACTTAATGTTCTGAAAATAATGAGATTCCGACTTGACGTATGTGGCATCTCCAAGAAGCCGCTTAACGACAGACAATAAACCATTTTTGATCCAGCCCTTCTATCTTCAGGCGGCTGCCGAGCCTGGTAACACAAGCCGGTCCTCGTTAGGCGGCAGATGTGGCAGGTATTATTTGGCAATTTGAATACTCGCGTGGAGCATTTTTAAGGCTCAGACTAATTAACCCAACGCCGTCGTtaagattttgttttctttaagcaGCAGGTGTTTGGCATTCAGCACCATGGGGCTTTTTCTCAGGAATATgtccacacaaaaaataaaacaatgtggcTTTTCGTTTACGGAGTATTTCTAAGCATGTAAATCATGTTTTTCCCTGTGTTTCCAAAAATGAATATCTGGGTTCAGATACAACATATGCCCGTTCATGAGCAAAACATAGATCTGGCCTCCTCAAGCTGGGGAACATTTGTGTCCCAGCCTACAATCCAGAAGTGGATCAATTAAGTTAAATATACGGTTAAgacaataattatttaaaggtaCAAACCTCATAATCATGTTGTTTTTTATAATAGAAGGTACAGAGTTGAGAAGATAGATGGACATGTTACAATGTTGCACCTCTAGTAGCTTGACCATTGTTTACAGTTTCATGTGGCCAATTATAGATGAAATGATAGCGGGTGCATGTGCTTCAACAACGCAAGTTCTTATGTTAACATGTATAATGTCGCTTCTTTTCCACCGTTGGTTTTCACCTTTTTATAGGAAGCAGTGCACATTTTAGCAATTCAAAAGATGACTGCCCAGAAGGGAAGCTTGATAAAAATCAACGACGTTTGGGTGAAAGTGCCCTGGTGCCTGATAAAGCTGAACCCGAACCATCTTTGCCAAAGATGAAGATTACAAAGTCTTTCTCCGAGGACGGACCTGGTTTCTCCATCACGGTTTCTCCCGAGACGGGGCATAGATCTGCTGGTTCCCATCCAAGCCATCTGAGGAAGTTTGATACTATAATGAAATCAGGGGTTAACGTTCAGGAACTAAGGGCCCGCTTCATCCGCCAGCAGGTCAACTTCTCTCCTGAAGACCATTCTAAAGGAACGGAACTCTCTGGGGCTTCTAAACAACAACCCCAGGCTGCTCTTAACCCAATATCTGCCAGGCAAGAGGCTTTGCAGAAATTGGGCTTGCTTAATAGGAATCAGAGCACCCCGAATGCAACTCGGAACTCCTCCGAGACCCGGCATGAGACAGAGCAGAGCTCCTCGGTACGGAACTGCGAGATCAACCAAAATACCACTAAAGGTCTTGAGTCGCCGAGTCCTTTACCGCGAAAATCAAAAGGCTTAGAGAGGACATGGCCACCTTAATATCCCAATGAATGGATATACATGGAATAAAATAAACCAgccataatttattataaactgAATTGGATACATTTGCCACAAAAAAGGTGTGTTGGGACCAGATTGAAGTTCCTCAGTAGAGGACGACTGAAGGTTCTATATGAAAACTTTTGAATGAATCATCTATAATGGATTTAGGCAACTTGTGGTTCTCCAGCTATTGATGGTCTACAACCCATAAC is a genomic window of Spea bombifrons isolate aSpeBom1 chromosome 6, aSpeBom1.2.pri, whole genome shotgun sequence containing:
- the LOC128500685 gene encoding uncharacterized protein LOC128500685, which gives rise to MDGALHKKEDSDIASSLEGEDFFCRLTDEEKECLQYLLETIDSLDADDDHDDDDDENANTEQGSSAHFSNSKDDCPEGKLDKNQRRLGESALVPDKAEPEPSLPKMKITKSFSEDGPGFSITVSPETGHRSAGSHPSHLRKFDTIMKSGVNVQELRARFIRQQVNFSPEDHSKGTELSGASKQQPQAALNPISARQEALQKLGLLNRNQSTPNATRNSSETRHETEQSSSVRNCEINQNTTKGLESPSPLPRKSKGLERTWPP